CGATCAATCACCGTCATAATGGCCTTTCTGGTACTGCTGAGCAGCACCGGGTTTGCTTTTGTGGAGCATCAGTGCATGATGCGTGGTAAATCGGTTCAGCTTGTTTCTGAAAAGAAGCCGGACTCCTGCGAAAAAAAAGTGGTCTCCTCTTGCTGTGCGAAAGCAAAGCAATTGAAAGAATCAAAAGGCACCTTTCTTAAAAAGACAGATTGCTGCAAAGACAGTCAGAAATTTGAAAAAATTGACGTAGTATCCTCTGCTAATCAAGCCATTGCCAAACTTCTGAAAGTGTGGGCCGGGGATTTCGTCTGGGCTGCCACTTCTTACTCATTCATCCGGGCCGAATGGACTCTTCCTTCATCGGAACCCGCATCTCCCGACATATCCTTCTCTTCCCGACTTCATGGGAGAAGTATGCTCTCTTTTATCCAGTCATTTTTGATTTGATCATTGATTAACAGCCGATTCATGTAAATCTCGCTCTTTGAATGAGGTTCACATCATTCTCTTTTATTCCAATGAATCAAAGTAATCATGACCAAATATGTGTTAGGAGGAATTCTGACTCTCTTTTCCTTCGCTCTTTTCGCACAACGTATAACGGGCTCGGTCAATGAGCAGGTCGCTAATAGCAAGGACCTGAAACCCATCACCGGGGCCAATGTATACTGGTCGGGAACTACGCAGGCTGCTGCTACTGACACGGCCGGCAAGTTCAGCATCCCCCGATCTGCACAATCTAATCTGCTGGTCATCAGTTTTGTAGGTTTTAGAAACGATACCATTAAAATCGGATCGGAGAGTGAATTACAGGTGGTATTGCGAAGCGACCAGACACTTAATGAAGTGGTGGTTCGCGCTAATGCTTCCACAATCGACCGCCTTTCTCCGCACCAAACCGAGATTATTACTACCCGTGCCTTAGCCAAAGCTGCATGTTGTAATTTATCTGAAAGCTTTGAAACGAATGCATCGGTATCGGTTTCGTATAGCGACGCGGTGACGGGTTCTAAACAAATCCAGATGCTGGGCCTGAACGGTACCTACATTCAGACCAACGTTGAAAACATTCCATCGATACGCGGCCTGGCGTCTACCTTCGGGCTGAATTTCGTACCCGGAACCTGGATCCAATCTATTGATGTAGGTAAAGGTGCAGGCTCGGTGGTGAATGGTTACGAATCCATGACCGGGCAGATCAATGTGGAACTTCAAAAACCAGATACCCGCGAAAAGTTTTATCTGAACACTTATGTTAACAATTTCGGCCGGGCGGAAGTAAACCTGAACCTGGCTCACCAGCTTAATGATAAATGGAGTACCGGGTTGCTGACGCACGGTAGTACATTGAAAAACAGGATCGATAAAAATGGCGACGGATTTCTGGATTTGCCGCTCTACACGCAGTACAATGCCATTAACCGCTGGAAATATCAGAGCACCAAAATGATGGCCCAGTTTGGCGTAAAAGCTTTGTATGAAGACCGTTTGGGAGGACAAAAGGATTTTCGACGTGAAATGAAAGGTACAACCGAGGCTTACGGGTTTGGCG
The genomic region above belongs to Dyadobacter pollutisoli and contains:
- a CDS encoding HYC_CC_PP family protein encodes the protein MKSNLNRSITVIMAFLVLLSSTGFAFVEHQCMMRGKSVQLVSEKKPDSCEKKVVSSCCAKAKQLKESKGTFLKKTDCCKDSQKFEKIDVVSSANQAIAKLLKVWAGDFVWAATSYSFIRAEWTLPSSEPASPDISFSSRLHGRSMLSFIQSFLI